The Prosthecobacter fusiformis sequence CGCGCGGAGTCTTTCGCATCGCCATCATGGCCGCAGCTCATGCCATCGTGCTCATGCACAACCACCCGAGCGGAGATTCTTCCCCAAGTCCTGCCGACACGTCACTTACCAGACGCGTCCGCGAGGCAGGAGAGCTTCTTCGCATCGAGCTTTGCGACCACATCATCGTTGGCCATCAGCGATACTTCTCTTTCAAAGAGAGCTGTATCATCTGAAGCCCAAGGATGTTTTACAACCCTGATCAGACCTAGTTCTGATCAGGGTTTTCTTTTACACTCGCTCCTTTTATCGGCCCAGAACACCATATGGCCTTCCTCTGCCATGAACGTTTGCATGAGCATTTAAATGTATTGACTGCACAATTTTGGTTTTTCCCGCGATTCGTGTGAAAAATTGCTGCCCTCGGGGGGGTATTCTGGTCGAATCCCATCATTACAAGCTCGATGGAAATGCAGCGGGGTGCGGAGTGGCGACTGGTTGGGTTCAAGATGACGGGCTTCAGGCGGTTTTACATATTTTTTGCCAGCCCAGTCACTGGAACAGCCTGAGTAAACCAATTTTTGCTAGGTGTTTGGCAGTCGCCATGATAAATTTCATTCTGAACCTCAGAATGAGTTATTATCTAATAGTAGATCCTTATGCTTAAACCTGAAAAACTTTATTCGTTCATGAAGATGGCCATCTCAGAGTCGCGGAAATCCAAGCCTGAAGATGGTAGCATTCACCCAAAAGTGGGAGCTGTAATCGTTGATGAAAATGGCACTGTTGTTGCCAAGGCTCACCGTGGTGAGCAAGGCCGTGGAGATCATGCTGAGTTTATTGCTATTTCGAAGGCTATCCAAGCAGGATTCAAGGATTTCTCTCGCGCTACAATTTTTGCAACTCTTGAACCCTGCACTCATAGGGGTCATGGAAAAACCCCTTGTGCTGAACGTATTGTCAACACAGGATTTGGTCGCATTTACATCGGCGCACTTGATCCTAATCCCGTTATAGTGGGACACGGTGAGACTTTTCTCCGCATGAGACAAGGCTTGATAGTCGAAAGATTTCCTTCTGAGTTAGAGAGACAAATACGAGAAGATAATAGAGAGTTTTGGAACTTATTTTCTAGCGCCCATCTCCCATCAACATCGTTGTACATTCAGGTCCGTGTTTCCGACGTGATTTTGAGCAAATTACGCTCCGCAGGTGTCGACATTGACCATATACCCACAGAAGATGATTACTCTTTGCGAGATTTAGCGTCTTACGTATACGGACGCGGGAAATTTCACTCCAAAACACGCAAGGAAATACTAGATTTCTTGGTTGAAGCTAGGTCATCGGCATTCGATCAGAAGTACAGCAGTTATACATATGATCAAGATGCACGAAAGATTGAAGAAAGATGGAAGAAGGAATTTCCAGGCATACTAAAGCGCTTTAAAGTCTATGATTTTCCAAAGCGCAGAATTTTAAATGTTGGTATTGGAAATGGCCTAGAAGGAGTTGGCCTTTTTGAACATTGCATTAACTTCACTGGAGTTGACATCGCGCCGGAATCTCTTACGAAAGCACAAACTAAATTCCCTAGGGCTACTTTTATCAAAGATTCAGCCGAGTCCTTGGACGAGATTTCTGACCAATCCCAAGACATATATGTTTCGCTGCGAACTTACCAATCGGCCTTTTTCGACATTCAAGAGTCAGTTCGACAAGCTTATCGCGTCCTTGCACCAGGAGGAATTTTTATAGCCTCCATCGCAAATGCATATGTTGAAGGTAACGTGTTTGTTCGAGGATTACTTCCTCATGGCTCGAAGAATGTAGATCAAGACTGCGCACCAAACTTAGCAAATGCGATAAGACATATTCTCACAAAACACCGATTTGATGACGTTGGTGTTCACTCTGGGAAAGCAGAGGAATACGTTTTTGGGAGGAAGCGTTATCATTAAATCGACTTAAAGTGGTGTCCTGAGGAAAAAGGTTCATATGCAGCATTAAAACAGGGAGCAATTATTTTTCGCAAGACTATTCACAGCGAAAGAATATCAATTTTTGCAGCAAGAAGAATCTGGCGGGGAAGTTTGACGATCCGCTCATCTAAACCGCAGCCAGCAGTGGCAGGAAGGCGTCCACGGGATTCCTCCGTGATGTCGATTCCAATGACCGCAATATCCCCGTCAGCCAGTTCCCACAGATCTGGGCAACCGTCCAGAGCGGGAGTTTGCTTCCCATTCTCGTGAGGGTCAGGACCGAGGCGACGAAGGAATTTCATGGTATGGGGAAATTATGCGCATGTTACATTTGTAACATGTCGGACGCAACGATTTTCTCCATTGATTGTGGGTGTCACGTCCTCAGGAAGCCAGTGCTGCGCTTTGCGAAGCTCTCAGAGAAATTCTCCGAGAGGCTAGGATCGAAGCGGATTTGTCACTGAACGAACTTGGCAAACGGTCTGGCGTTGATCGCAATGCCATTAGCTTTGTTGAGCAAGGACGACGCATCCCTTCGGTGGAGACATTGGCGAAGATAGCTTTCGGATTAGGACTCCCAGCAAGCCTCCTTTGGCAGAGAGCAGAAAGGCGGGATCTGGGCAACAAGGGCAAATAACAAGCGAAACCCTCAATTATATGAACCTACCGACATTTGGAATCTGGAGGCGCAAAAGGCCAGAGGTGATCAAATACTGGTATACCCCGATTGAGCGCGGCTCGTTTAGCACAGACGAGTTTTACAGCCGGATCGAAGGCTGGCTTCAGGAAAGGCAATTACCTGGTTTTGAGGTCACTCGTGAGGAATTCAGCGAAGGCGGAGCACTTTCACCTCACCGCCAATATCTCCGCATCCGCCGCGAGCGGCTGGTCTTTGATGTCTGCTCCGCCGCCTTTGGGGAGGCCTGGTTCTTTTCAGCTAGGCAGGCCCAGATCCCTGTCTCTCTCATGGTCTGGGAACTGTTGGTCATCCTTGCCGTCATCGCTGCCATCGTTCTCGGCTACATCCAGCTCTTCGGCGTCATCGCCGGAAGCGCTATCATTCTTTTCAGCCTGATCGGCGGGTTCATGCTTATGAGGAACGCCCTGACGCTGGGCCTCCATGACCTGGACGCGTTCTTTCTTCGCATTCCCATTTTCGGCACGCTTTATGAACTGGTTCGGAAGGAAACTTATCACCGCTATGACACACGTTTGATGTTTTTGGATCAGACGGAAGCTCTTGTGAAACGTGCCGTCGAGGAGATGACGGCGGCGGGTGGCATCAAGCAGGTTGAGTTCAAAGAAGCCTGGCCGGAGGCCCATCCGGCGCTCGCTTCCCTGCTCCGCCGGTTGGAACGATGAGCCATGACCACACTCGAACAGGAGCTTACCGGGCAGTTCTACCGCTTCGAGCTTCCCGGACGCGGCGGACAGGTGTGCCCGGAGCCGGTGTCCATCGAGCCTCCGTTCCGATCTTTCCCCGGATATCACCTCCCCCAGCCAAAGGTTAAGGACGACGGACGCAAGCACACGTTTTTCAGCGGCTTTATGGAGCGGCTCGGAAGGACAATATCCGATACTGAGGAACCAGCTGATCCAGAGGAGCATGAGTCCCCGCAATTTTTCCCGTGGGAACGGCAGGCTATCGTTGAATTTCAGATTTCGCTTCCTCGCGAGCGCAAAGGCTTGGCGGCGCGCATGGAGCAGCTCCTTAGTTCTATCTCTCTTTGCGGGGAGCCGGTGAGCTTCGAGATTCTGGGAATGGGTGGCGACGCGCTGCTCCAAATTGCTGCAAGCATTGACGACGCTCCTCTCGTCGAACGACAGCTTTCCCTGCTTTTCCCTGGAATGGTTGTGACCGCGACCGAGGACGCGCTGATGGAAGCCTGGCAACAGACAGGCAACTCGTTTGCGATCTGCGAATGCGGCCTTGAGCGGGAATTCATGCTACCTCTGGGCCTGATACGTTCGGGCCCGTATTTCCCTCTGCTTTCCGCTTTGGCATCGCTCGACGAGACGGAACTCGGCATCCTGCAGGTCATCTTCGAGCCCGTGCGTCATTCCTGGGGCGGCGAGGCGCTCCAGGCGGTATCCGATGGTGAGGGCGGCCCATTCTTCGTGAATCGCCCTGAGCTACTAACCGGAGCGAAAGCGAAGTTCTCAAGACCTCTCCATGCGGTAGTAGTCCGCTTCGCCTCTTCAGCCGATGACTCTGAGCGCGCCTGGAAAATCGTTGCGGAGATGCTATCAGGATTCGTTGCGGATGCGAGCGATGCCGACAACCGCCTGATCCCCCTCTCAAATGATGGCTACGAGGGGCGGGATCACGAGCGCGACCTGATCCTCCGCCAGTCAAGGCGGACCGGGATGCTTCTCAACCGGGACGAACTGTCTTGGCTGGTGCGCTTCCCCGAAGACCCTCTCACTGCTGCGCTCCTGAGGTCGGACAGCGGCATGACTCGGGCCGCACCTGAATCGGCCATCCAGACTTCTCCCCTTCAGCTTGGCTTCAACGAACATGGAGGCGTTTCAAATCCCGTCTTCCTTAGCGACGAGAACCGCTTTCGTCACACCCATGTCATTGGAGCCTCAGGCACTGGTAAATCGACCCTGCTTTTCAATCTGATCCGCCAGGACATCGAAGCTGGCGCTGGAGTGGGGGTGTTGGACCCGCATGGAGACCTGATCGAGAAAATCCTCGGGATCATTCCCGATCACCGGATCAAGGATGTGATATTGCTCGACCCTTCAGACGAAGAGTATGTCATCGGGTTCAACATCCTGTCAGCCCACAGCGATCTTGAAAAGACTTTACTTGCCTCGGACCTGGTTTCGATCTTCGCTCGGCTCTCGACCAGCTGGGGGGACCAGATGAACAGCGTCTTCCAGAATGCAATTCTCGCCTTCCTCGAAAGCCGCACCGGCGGCACCCTGGCGGACCTCCGGCGCTTTCTGCTCGATAAGGACTTCCGGTCAGCCTTCCTGAAAACGGTGGAAGACCCGGAGGCAGTCTTCTATTGGGAGAAGGCGTTCCCCCAGCTTGGCGGCAACAAGTCCATAGGCCCCATCTTGACCCGGCTGGAATCGTTTTTGTCGCCCAAATCCATCCGGTACATGGTCTCAGAGAAGTCTAACAATCTCGACTTTGCCCAGATAATGAACAGCGGCAAAATTCTCCTGGCATGTCTGCCCCAGGGACGGATGGGCCGCGAGAATTCGTATCTCCTCGGCAGCCTCCTGGTGGCAAAATTTCAGCAGACGGCCATGAGCCGCCAAGCTCTCGCTGAGAAGGACCGGAAGCCATTCTGGCTCTACATTGACGAGTTCCAAAACTTCGCCACCCCTTCGATGTCAGAGATCCTCTCAGGTGCCCGTAAGTACCGACTTGGACTCACACTTGCCCACCAAGACCTTGCGCAAATTCGACGATACCCGGAGCTTTCGAGCGCAGTTTTAACAAACACTTGCACGCGTATCGTCTTTCGTCCCGGCGATGAGGATGCCCAGTCGCTGGCGGCAGGCTTCGCGCATTTTGATTCCAAGGCGCTCATGAGCCTCTCCGTTGGCGATGCCGTCTGCCGGATCGGGCGCAGCGATGCGGACTTCAATCTCAGGGTGCCTGCCTCAGATCTCGGCGATAAAGAACATCTGGGAGAAAGACGCCTTGAGGTTATCGAAAGTTCGCGCAGCCAGTATGGACGGTCCAAGGTTGAGATTGCGGCCGAAAGGGTGGAAAACAGCACCGCACCGCACAAGCCTTCTCTTGCAGCGGAGAGACAGGAAAAGAAGTCGATTGACCCGGAGCCCAGAAAAACAGATGCAGGTGAAAGTGCAGAGGAAAAGCCAAAGGCCCCTTCCCTATCATCTGCGGTTCCAAGCTCACCTGCTTCACCCTCTTCATACAGCCCGACTACTATTCGGGAAGATGTGGAGGCTCTTGGACGCGGCGGGGCGCTTCATCAGGCAGTGCAACTGGAACTCAAGCAAATCGCCGAGACGCACGGGTTCAGGGCTGTCGTGGAGAAACAGATTTCCGGTTCCCTGGAGACAGTGGATCTCTACCTGGAACGAGGCAGCACGATCATCGCCTGCGAGATCTCGGTGACTAACACGCTCGAATATGAACTGAAGAATGTAACCAAGTGCTTGAAAGCCGGATTCCCATTGGTGGCGATGGTCGCGCTAGACGCAGGAAAGCTAGCAAAGCTTGAGGCCGCTATCCGCAACTCCTTATCCGATGTGCAGACCACACAGGTGCAATTCTTTCTGAAGAGCGACTTTGTTACCCTCCTTCAGTCGCTGGTGCTAAAAGATGTCCATTTCTCAGGTGGAAAAGAGAAACTGCGGAAGGGCTGGAAAGTCAATACCACCACTGTTGAAATCAGCGAAGAGGAAGCGAAGGCGCGCGCTGCAAGCATAGCCTCAGCAATGGCAGACTCACTCAAGAGCCGAAAGCGTTCCAATGGCTCATGACGGGACACTATGGCCTTCCCCCAAGTGCACGAACTTCGGCCAGCATCGGCCAGAGATGATGCTGGTTTTCAGGGTTCTGCGCCATCACGATCTGCGAAAGTGCTTCCCATGTCTTAGTGGCAATGGCAGGGCGCTTTCGAACCATTTGAATAACCGTATCAGCAAACCTTGCAGCGCACTCCGAAGGCGTGTCTCCGTATGCAAATTCCATACTGAAAGCAAGATCGACCGCATGCGCCTCAAAGTTGGGATCACCTTCCTTTTCGAGCCTGTCAAAAAATTCATTCAGCAACTTCATCCAATAAATCTCGTCCGCAGTGCGATACCAACTCCTCTGTTTGGTGATAAAGTAGGAGATTCCCCAAAGTTCTTCGGCTTTGTGTTCTTCAGACAGTCGAAGTTTTGAAACGTCGAACGCCTCCATCTGAATATGAAAAGCACTGCTTAATGCCTCAGGCGCAGGCTGGAGGTTCAATGCAAGGGAAAGAAACTTCCATGATTCCGCAGAGTTGGAAAGCTCCACATGTTCGCAATGCCGTTGTAGCTTACCGAGAACGGTTTTCTGATTGATCCAGATTTGTTGTTCAACAGTCACCCAGTCCTTCAACAACTCCACTGAAGCTGAAGCAAGAAATGTCCCCAGCCTGTTTGTCCAATCGGCACGCAAAACGGGCATTGAAGTTTCGGGCGTGGGTGCATCCTTGCTAGTAAACAAAAGAGTCCGGTATAGCTCCGTCAGTGAATCCGCCGTCGGGGCTGATAGCCTGTCCAATGAAATAAGTTGGGGTAGCGCGTGAAGCAGAAGCCATTTCGCACTGAAGTGTAGCGGATGAACCACGTCAGGAATTACCTCCCGATTTTCGAAGAGACTCGCCGGAACCAGCTCAAGACGATTAAAGGCGGCAATCACCTCGGGCGACTGTGGCGGGCGTGGAAGCCAGAATTGCAGAATCCCGGCATGCACCCAAGCGCATAGCCACATTTCTTCCGGGGCAAAGTCCTCATTGCGGGCCGCCAGACAACGCCATGACCATCGAAGCACAGCATTGAAATAACTCCAGCTCTCCTTCGCCACATCGCCGATAAGGGAATCAAGCAGTGCCTTGCCGCGCTCTTGCGCGGGGCTATCTGGACGAAGCAACAAACACGCGAGTTGCAGACGGAGGAAGGGATTGGAAACAGGAGCTTCGAAGGATCTGACAAATGCGTCTAACTCCGTTGCAGAAAGGGAAAAGATGCGCACAGCCCAGATCTCTGGCAGCCGCACTGGCAAGGAGCCT is a genomic window containing:
- a CDS encoding methyltransferase domain-containing protein, with the translated sequence MLKPEKLYSFMKMAISESRKSKPEDGSIHPKVGAVIVDENGTVVAKAHRGEQGRGDHAEFIAISKAIQAGFKDFSRATIFATLEPCTHRGHGKTPCAERIVNTGFGRIYIGALDPNPVIVGHGETFLRMRQGLIVERFPSELERQIREDNREFWNLFSSAHLPSTSLYIQVRVSDVILSKLRSAGVDIDHIPTEDDYSLRDLASYVYGRGKFHSKTRKEILDFLVEARSSAFDQKYSSYTYDQDARKIEERWKKEFPGILKRFKVYDFPKRRILNVGIGNGLEGVGLFEHCINFTGVDIAPESLTKAQTKFPRATFIKDSAESLDEISDQSQDIYVSLRTYQSAFFDIQESVRQAYRVLAPGGIFIASIANAYVEGNVFVRGLLPHGSKNVDQDCAPNLANAIRHILTKHRFDDVGVHSGKAEEYVFGRKRYH
- a CDS encoding helix-turn-helix domain-containing protein; its protein translation is MSRPQEASAALCEALREILREARIEADLSLNELGKRSGVDRNAISFVEQGRRIPSVETLAKIAFGLGLPASLLWQRAERRDLGNKGK
- a CDS encoding type IV secretory system conjugative DNA transfer family protein, with the translated sequence MTTLEQELTGQFYRFELPGRGGQVCPEPVSIEPPFRSFPGYHLPQPKVKDDGRKHTFFSGFMERLGRTISDTEEPADPEEHESPQFFPWERQAIVEFQISLPRERKGLAARMEQLLSSISLCGEPVSFEILGMGGDALLQIAASIDDAPLVERQLSLLFPGMVVTATEDALMEAWQQTGNSFAICECGLEREFMLPLGLIRSGPYFPLLSALASLDETELGILQVIFEPVRHSWGGEALQAVSDGEGGPFFVNRPELLTGAKAKFSRPLHAVVVRFASSADDSERAWKIVAEMLSGFVADASDADNRLIPLSNDGYEGRDHERDLILRQSRRTGMLLNRDELSWLVRFPEDPLTAALLRSDSGMTRAAPESAIQTSPLQLGFNEHGGVSNPVFLSDENRFRHTHVIGASGTGKSTLLFNLIRQDIEAGAGVGVLDPHGDLIEKILGIIPDHRIKDVILLDPSDEEYVIGFNILSAHSDLEKTLLASDLVSIFARLSTSWGDQMNSVFQNAILAFLESRTGGTLADLRRFLLDKDFRSAFLKTVEDPEAVFYWEKAFPQLGGNKSIGPILTRLESFLSPKSIRYMVSEKSNNLDFAQIMNSGKILLACLPQGRMGRENSYLLGSLLVAKFQQTAMSRQALAEKDRKPFWLYIDEFQNFATPSMSEILSGARKYRLGLTLAHQDLAQIRRYPELSSAVLTNTCTRIVFRPGDEDAQSLAAGFAHFDSKALMSLSVGDAVCRIGRSDADFNLRVPASDLGDKEHLGERRLEVIESSRSQYGRSKVEIAAERVENSTAPHKPSLAAERQEKKSIDPEPRKTDAGESAEEKPKAPSLSSAVPSSPASPSSYSPTTIREDVEALGRGGALHQAVQLELKQIAETHGFRAVVEKQISGSLETVDLYLERGSTIIACEISVTNTLEYELKNVTKCLKAGFPLVAMVALDAGKLAKLEAAIRNSLSDVQTTQVQFFLKSDFVTLLQSLVLKDVHFSGGKEKLRKGWKVNTTTVEISEEEAKARAASIASAMADSLKSRKRSNGS